Proteins encoded together in one Helicobacter sp. 12S02232-10 window:
- a CDS encoding proline dehydrogenase family protein, with amino-acid sequence MDKLISKSLQLAEMLQEKITQHISSSEKKFHQKMQKLLENPKNKVMLIELLDRSFRCFDNKARFNEIEYILEKYGIADFFSAYEKFLLMAFLSAGKLAPSISVPFFVNHIRKDTQTMVLDEEKSKLDAHIIKREEQNITLNVNLIGEEVLGEAESLYRMHKYEDALKSEHIKYISIKITTIFSQINIIDFEYSKNEVVKRLDTLYGIAQEYEKKHGVQKFINLDMEEFRDLELTVAAFMESVSKFDINAGIVLQAYIPDSLMYLEKLHAFSKERVKSGKPPIKIRFVKGANMESEETIASQKGWALPTFCKKMDTDSNYNKMLDFVLEEDNYKYIKIGIASHNIFEIAYAYTKIYEKKAQESFTFEMLEGMSLQASYELSKMHKLILYAPVCNEEHFNNAIAYLVRRLDENTSEDNFMRYFFNLKVGSKNWEIQKQLFLDSLKNIVKLDNSTHRTQNRLLPQTGKSTYDHQEFSNESDTDFILPQNREWAQKIKDKYSNFPILELYPVAGERVETAGMKKTDIFDKIENKKIASIALADQEAIEKVLEIAKEDKSGFSKTDSEKIHKLLSQAAQKLREKRGDLIGIAALEVGKTYAETDAEVSEAIDFLEFYPYSLKTLKEQNPKANFSPKGVGVVIAPWNFPVGISAGTIAAPLAAGNRVIYKPSSLSSVTGYMLCECFWEAGIPRDALIYLPAKGSDISKYLLKDEAISFAVLTGGEDTAYKMLEANPALLLSAETGGKNATIVSKMADRDQAIKNIIHSAFSNSGQKCSATSLLILEEEVYKDENFKKTLIDATQSMSVGNPFILKNKIGTLADKVNDKVQKAIDSKEDHEEWVIKPEFINNNPYLMKPAIKYGTKKGDYTHKTELFVPILSVMCAKDLADAISIANSTGYGLTSGLESLDEREWDYYINHIEAGNIYINKPTTGAIVLRQPFGGVKKSAIGFGRKVGIFNYITQFTDIIQKDADSHLLDSTISKSLEQLENSPDLNKEQQEALKPIIMMAKSYAYHNKNEFETKKDYVHIRGEDNLFSYTKVKSIGYRISKQDSLKDIMGVIIGANTCDIPLTLSIASKENNPYFEFVEKSLSKLALNAKIHYESDKEFAEKISQFGRVRYFAKPNRTDPIYQAAATNAIVIASAKPIINGRFELLYYHFEKSVSISYHRYGNLGARALEKKD; translated from the coding sequence ATGGATAAGCTCATTTCCAAATCTCTACAACTAGCAGAAATGTTACAAGAAAAAATTACGCAACACATCTCTTCATCAGAAAAAAAATTTCATCAAAAAATGCAAAAACTCTTAGAAAATCCCAAAAATAAAGTAATGTTGATTGAACTTCTTGATCGAAGCTTCCGATGCTTTGATAATAAAGCAAGGTTCAATGAAATCGAATACATTTTAGAAAAATACGGCATTGCCGACTTTTTTTCCGCCTATGAGAAATTTTTATTAATGGCTTTTTTGTCTGCAGGAAAACTTGCTCCTAGCATTAGTGTGCCTTTTTTTGTCAATCATATCAGAAAAGACACCCAAACAATGGTATTAGATGAAGAAAAATCAAAGCTTGATGCCCATATCATTAAAAGAGAAGAGCAAAACATCACTCTGAATGTAAATCTTATCGGCGAAGAAGTTTTGGGCGAAGCAGAATCCTTATACAGAATGCATAAATATGAAGATGCCCTTAAATCCGAGCATATCAAATATATTTCCATTAAAATCACAACCATTTTTTCACAAATCAATATCATTGATTTTGAATACTCCAAAAACGAAGTTGTCAAACGTCTTGACACACTTTATGGTATTGCTCAAGAGTATGAGAAAAAACACGGCGTGCAAAAATTTATCAATCTAGATATGGAAGAATTCAGAGATTTAGAACTTACCGTTGCAGCATTTATGGAATCTGTCTCAAAATTTGACATCAATGCAGGCATTGTTTTACAAGCCTATATTCCAGATTCTTTGATGTATTTGGAAAAACTCCACGCATTTTCAAAAGAAAGAGTGAAATCAGGCAAACCCCCCATTAAAATCAGATTTGTAAAAGGGGCAAATATGGAATCAGAAGAAACCATCGCTTCACAAAAGGGTTGGGCACTCCCAACGTTTTGTAAAAAAATGGATACTGACTCCAACTACAATAAAATGCTTGATTTCGTTTTAGAGGAAGATAATTACAAATACATCAAAATCGGTATCGCTTCCCATAATATCTTTGAAATTGCTTATGCTTACACAAAAATCTATGAGAAAAAAGCGCAAGAAAGCTTTACGTTTGAAATGCTTGAGGGAATGAGTCTGCAAGCTTCTTATGAACTCAGCAAAATGCATAAACTCATTCTTTATGCACCCGTATGCAATGAAGAACATTTTAACAATGCAATTGCCTATTTAGTCAGAAGACTTGATGAAAATACTAGCGAAGATAATTTTATGCGATATTTTTTCAATCTCAAAGTAGGATCAAAAAATTGGGAAATCCAAAAACAACTCTTCTTAGACTCTTTAAAAAATATCGTCAAACTAGACAACTCTACCCACAGAACCCAAAATCGTCTCTTGCCCCAAACAGGAAAAAGCACTTATGACCATCAAGAATTCAGCAATGAAAGCGATACGGATTTCATTCTCCCACAAAATCGCGAATGGGCGCAAAAAATCAAAGATAAATATAGTAATTTTCCCATTTTAGAACTCTACCCAGTAGCAGGAGAAAGAGTTGAAACAGCTGGAATGAAAAAAACAGATATTTTTGACAAAATAGAAAATAAAAAAATCGCCTCTATTGCTTTAGCTGATCAAGAAGCGATTGAAAAAGTCCTTGAAATAGCTAAAGAAGATAAAAGCGGATTTTCCAAAACAGATTCGGAAAAAATCCACAAACTTCTTTCGCAAGCCGCTCAAAAATTGCGCGAAAAAAGAGGGGATTTGATTGGTATTGCAGCCTTAGAGGTTGGTAAGACCTACGCTGAAACAGATGCAGAAGTCAGTGAGGCGATTGACTTTTTGGAATTTTATCCTTACAGCTTAAAAACACTCAAAGAACAAAATCCTAAGGCAAATTTTTCTCCTAAGGGTGTCGGGGTAGTCATTGCCCCTTGGAATTTTCCAGTAGGAATTTCTGCAGGCACCATTGCTGCTCCTTTAGCTGCAGGAAATCGAGTGATTTATAAACCCTCAAGTCTCTCAAGTGTCACAGGTTATATGCTTTGTGAATGCTTTTGGGAAGCAGGAATTCCAAGAGATGCACTCATTTATCTGCCTGCAAAAGGTTCAGATATCAGCAAATATCTTTTAAAAGATGAAGCGATCAGTTTTGCCGTCCTCACTGGAGGTGAAGACACCGCTTATAAAATGCTTGAAGCCAACCCTGCACTTTTACTTTCTGCAGAAACAGGCGGAAAAAATGCAACCATCGTCAGTAAAATGGCCGACAGAGATCAAGCCATTAAAAATATTATCCATTCTGCATTCAGTAATTCAGGACAAAAATGTTCTGCAACTTCACTTTTGATTTTGGAAGAAGAAGTTTATAAAGATGAGAATTTCAAAAAAACCTTGATTGATGCGACACAAAGTATGTCTGTCGGCAATCCATTTATCTTAAAAAACAAAATTGGGACGCTTGCTGATAAGGTCAATGATAAAGTTCAAAAAGCGATTGATTCCAAAGAAGATCACGAAGAATGGGTTATCAAGCCTGAATTTATCAACAACAATCCGTATTTAATGAAACCTGCTATCAAATACGGCACAAAAAAAGGTGACTATACACACAAAACAGAACTTTTTGTTCCTATTCTTTCAGTAATGTGTGCAAAAGATCTCGCTGATGCCATATCGATTGCAAATTCTACAGGGTATGGGCTCACAAGTGGATTAGAATCTTTAGATGAGAGAGAATGGGATTATTATATCAATCATATCGAAGCAGGAAATATCTATATCAACAAGCCCACTACCGGAGCAATTGTATTGCGCCAACCTTTTGGCGGGGTTAAAAAATCTGCCATCGGATTTGGACGCAAAGTAGGTATTTTTAACTACATTACTCAATTTACAGATATCATCCAAAAAGATGCGGATTCACACCTGCTCGACTCAACAATTTCAAAAAGTCTAGAGCAACTTGAAAATTCTCCTGACTTAAATAAAGAACAACAAGAAGCATTGAAGCCAATCATAATGATGGCAAAAAGCTATGCTTATCATAATAAAAATGAATTTGAAACCAAAAAAGACTATGTCCATATTCGAGGTGAAGACAACCTATTTTCTTATACAAAAGTCAAATCCATCGGTTATCGTATCAGCAAGCAAGACAGCTTAAAAGACATTATGGGCGTTATCATCGGAGCTAATACCTGCGACATTCCCTTAACCTTAAGCATTGCTTCCAAAGAAAACAATCCCTACTTTGAGTTTGTAGAAAAAAGTTTGAGCAAACTTGCCCTCAATGCCAAAATCCATTATGAAAGTGATAAAGAATTCGCAGAAAAAATTTCCCAATTCGGACGCGTAAGATATTTTGCCAAACCAAACAGAACAGATCCTATCTATCAAGCCGCAGCAACCAATGCTATAGTCATTGCTTCAGCAAAACCAATTATCAATGGGCGTTTTGAACTGCTTTATTATCATTTTGAAAAATCCGTTAGTATTTCTTACCATCGATACGGAAATCTAGGCGCTAGAGCGCTTGAAAAAAAGGATTAA
- a CDS encoding amidohydrolase family protein: MKRREAFALGGVFAFGGILLAKEALSDEKKQSVLIRNAVVFDGKRLVPKTNNVLIVGNKITTISSDTIAAPKNAKVIDAGGKFLMPGLSDAHWHLMFAAAPLDSVDLPDPGLFYATAIKEAKHTLLRGFTTIRDMAGASFGIKRAIDSEMILGPRVFPSGAFISQTSGHGDFAPAYENAPEFGGERSELEKLGNFRVVNGVPEVLAAVREQLKKGASQIKIGAGGGMISDFDPMDSVQFSLEEIRAAVGAAKDWGTYVCSHVYTVDGIKKALDGGVRSIEHGQLADEATIKRMAGLGAWLSLQPFEGKFIATAKGKILDGKWRETLRLGLKHKVKYAFGTDILFNPNLAALQNEALVKFADILSPLQTLVMATSGNAELFEMSGKRNPYLGGKLGVLEPGAWADMILIDGDPLKDIEVLKQYNDKFVLIVKDGNIVKNII, from the coding sequence ATGAAAAGAAGAGAAGCATTTGCCTTAGGCGGAGTATTTGCATTCGGTGGTATTTTACTTGCCAAAGAGGCTTTAAGTGATGAAAAAAAACAAAGTGTTTTAATTCGTAACGCCGTTGTATTTGATGGTAAAAGATTGGTGCCAAAAACTAATAATGTTTTGATTGTCGGGAATAAAATTACAACAATTTCTTCAGACACAATTGCAGCTCCTAAAAATGCTAAGGTTATTGATGCGGGAGGAAAATTTTTGATGCCTGGACTCAGTGATGCGCATTGGCATTTAATGTTTGCAGCTGCTCCGCTTGATAGCGTAGATTTGCCTGATCCAGGCTTATTTTATGCTACTGCGATTAAAGAAGCTAAACACACTCTTTTGAGAGGTTTTACCACGATTAGAGATATGGCAGGTGCTAGCTTTGGCATAAAGCGTGCTATTGATTCAGAGATGATTCTGGGTCCAAGAGTTTTTCCTAGTGGTGCTTTCATCTCACAAACAAGCGGACACGGGGATTTTGCTCCAGCTTATGAAAATGCTCCAGAATTTGGCGGGGAGAGATCTGAGCTTGAAAAACTTGGGAATTTTAGGGTGGTCAATGGAGTGCCTGAAGTTCTTGCTGCTGTTAGGGAACAGCTTAAAAAGGGTGCAAGTCAGATTAAGATTGGTGCAGGAGGTGGGATGATATCTGATTTTGATCCAATGGATAGCGTGCAGTTCAGCCTTGAAGAGATTAGGGCTGCTGTGGGTGCTGCTAAAGATTGGGGAACTTATGTTTGCTCTCACGTATATACGGTTGATGGCATTAAAAAGGCATTAGATGGCGGAGTAAGGTCTATTGAGCACGGCCAGCTTGCTGATGAAGCAACAATCAAAAGAATGGCAGGGCTTGGGGCTTGGTTAAGTTTGCAACCTTTTGAGGGAAAATTTATAGCCACAGCTAAAGGGAAAATTTTAGATGGCAAATGGAGGGAAACATTACGATTGGGTCTTAAACACAAAGTCAAATATGCTTTCGGAACAGATATATTATTTAATCCGAATTTGGCGGCTTTGCAGAATGAGGCTTTGGTAAAATTTGCTGATATATTAAGCCCTTTGCAAACTTTAGTGATGGCGACTTCAGGGAATGCGGAGTTATTTGAAATGAGCGGGAAGAGGAATCCTTATTTGGGCGGTAAGCTTGGTGTTTTAGAGCCTGGTGCTTGGGCGGATATGATTTTAATCGATGGGGATCCTCTTAAGGATATTGAAGTTTTAAAACAATACAACGACAAGTTTGTCTTGATTGTAAAAGATGGTAATATAGTTAAAAATATTATTTGA
- a CDS encoding amino acid permease, whose amino-acid sequence MKNNHNLFVRDLKTRHLVMIAFGGAMGTGLFVGTGESIHTAGPLGTLIAYCIASVIVYSIMLSLGELSSYFPNTGSFGDYAHRFISPSVGYLIFWLYWLNWVVTVGVEFIAVGFLMQKWLPNVEIWVWVICFSSIIFLFNFYKVKVFAESEFILSLIKVIAVSVFLLIGFGMIGYHLYMNGFEQTFANFYFQKEDYQGFFPNGIQAVFMTILAVNFAFTGTEVIGVAVGETKDPAKAMPLAINATLWRLIIFFIGSVFIIATFLPMDSASITKSPFVGVLELFNVPFAGDVMNFILIIALLSTANSGLYASARMIWGLAEKRTLPRFFSKVNQRGIPMNALVLSMLMSLVALLSYFFAPQNVINNLIAVSGFSMMLVWVSVSISQYKFRKWYLAQGKKLEDLPYKTPFTPAIQILGIIGCVISMVGAYFDIEQRAAIYGTIIFSTLCFAAYFISKRFIKNDENI is encoded by the coding sequence ATGAAAAACAATCATAATTTGTTTGTACGCGATTTGAAAACGCGCCATTTAGTGATGATTGCCTTTGGTGGGGCAATGGGAACGGGACTTTTTGTAGGTACAGGCGAAAGCATTCATACCGCAGGTCCTTTAGGGACTTTGATAGCATATTGTATCGCTTCAGTGATTGTTTATTCAATTATGCTTTCGCTTGGAGAGTTGAGTTCTTATTTTCCAAATACTGGAAGCTTTGGGGATTATGCCCATCGTTTTATTTCACCCTCAGTCGGTTATTTGATTTTTTGGCTTTATTGGTTGAATTGGGTTGTAACGGTCGGAGTTGAGTTTATCGCGGTAGGATTTTTGATGCAAAAATGGTTGCCTAATGTTGAGATATGGGTGTGGGTGATCTGTTTTTCATCGATTATTTTTCTATTTAATTTCTATAAAGTAAAAGTATTTGCCGAAAGTGAGTTTATCTTATCATTGATTAAAGTCATTGCAGTCAGCGTGTTTTTGCTTATCGGCTTTGGAATGATTGGTTATCATTTGTATATGAATGGTTTTGAGCAGACTTTTGCAAATTTTTATTTTCAAAAAGAAGATTATCAAGGGTTTTTTCCTAATGGCATTCAAGCTGTTTTTATGACTATTTTGGCAGTGAATTTTGCATTTACAGGGACAGAGGTTATCGGCGTAGCAGTCGGAGAGACAAAAGATCCCGCCAAAGCAATGCCTTTGGCAATCAATGCAACCTTATGGCGTTTGATTATCTTTTTTATCGGGTCGGTTTTTATTATCGCAACATTTTTGCCGATGGATAGTGCAAGTATCACTAAAAGCCCTTTTGTGGGTGTGCTTGAACTTTTTAATGTGCCTTTTGCTGGGGATGTGATGAATTTTATTTTAATCATCGCTTTGCTATCGACAGCAAATTCAGGTCTTTATGCTTCAGCAAGAATGATTTGGGGATTGGCAGAAAAAAGAACGCTTCCAAGATTTTTTTCCAAAGTCAATCAAAGAGGAATTCCGATGAATGCGTTGGTACTTTCGATGTTGATGTCTTTGGTTGCTTTACTTAGTTATTTTTTTGCTCCACAAAATGTTATTAATAACCTCATTGCAGTCAGCGGGTTTTCTATGATGTTGGTTTGGGTGAGTGTGAGTATTTCTCAATATAAGTTTAGAAAATGGTATTTAGCGCAGGGAAAAAAGCTTGAAGATTTGCCTTATAAAACCCCATTCACACCCGCAATTCAAATTCTTGGCATTATTGGGTGTGTGATTTCAATGGTAGGGGCTTATTTTGATATCGAGCAGAGAGCAGCTATTTATGGGACGATTATTTTTAGTACTCTTTGTTTTGCTGCTTATTTTATCAGTAAGCGTTTTATAAAAAATGATGAGAATATTTGA
- the putP gene encoding sodium/proline symporter PutP, which produces MGLETVTLSFPIVTTFIIYALIMLYIGFYFYRKNETTEDYFLGNRTMGPFISALSAGASDMSGWLLMGLPGALYVGGLATSYIAIGLSIGAFINWALVAKRLRVYTSVIANSITIPDYFETRFSDDKHILRLISAFVILIFFIFYISSGLVSGAKLFEATFGIKYNYALITGTIIIVAYTFFGGYKAVCWTDLIQGLLMMGALVVVPLVMLYHLGGVGEATSLVKEIKPEALSFGTGVSVIGIISSLAWGLGYFGQPHILVRFMSIRSVREIPIATAIGISWMVISLLGACLIGISGIAYIVKFDISLNDPEKIFIVMSQLLFNPWIAGILLSAILAAVMSTASSQLLVSSSTIAEDFYRKIFNRKAPPKLVMIVSRISVLIVACVAFLISTDKNSSILSIVAYAWAGFGASFGSVIIFSLFWSRMTRMGAISGMITGAAVVILYKNFGTQFFDIYEIVPGFLCASIAIIGVSLMQPVRPGTKEAFETMLKEIHKNA; this is translated from the coding sequence ATGGGATTAGAAACAGTCACATTAAGTTTTCCAATTGTCACGACTTTTATTATCTATGCACTGATTATGCTTTACATCGGTTTTTATTTTTATAGGAAAAATGAAACCACAGAAGATTATTTTCTTGGAAACAGGACTATGGGTCCTTTCATCAGTGCGCTTTCAGCAGGTGCTTCAGATATGAGCGGGTGGCTTTTAATGGGACTGCCTGGAGCTTTGTATGTAGGTGGTCTTGCTACAAGCTACATTGCCATTGGATTAAGCATAGGAGCGTTCATCAATTGGGCGTTGGTCGCCAAAAGACTGCGTGTTTATACAAGCGTGATTGCAAATTCCATCACGATTCCAGATTATTTTGAAACAAGATTTTCTGACGATAAGCATATTTTAAGACTCATTTCGGCGTTTGTTATCCTGATATTTTTTATATTTTACATTTCTTCAGGGCTTGTCAGCGGAGCTAAACTTTTTGAAGCAACCTTTGGAATCAAATATAATTATGCCCTCATCACTGGAACGATTATTATTGTGGCATATACATTTTTTGGCGGTTATAAAGCAGTCTGTTGGACAGATTTGATTCAAGGGCTTTTGATGATGGGTGCATTAGTTGTAGTGCCCCTTGTTATGCTTTATCATCTAGGCGGTGTTGGTGAAGCCACCTCTTTAGTCAAAGAAATCAAACCCGAAGCCTTATCATTTGGAACAGGAGTGAGTGTCATAGGCATTATTTCTTCACTAGCTTGGGGACTAGGATATTTTGGACAACCCCATATTTTAGTGCGCTTTATGTCGATACGCTCAGTTAGAGAAATTCCAATAGCTACGGCAATAGGGATTTCTTGGATGGTTATTAGCCTTTTAGGGGCTTGTCTGATTGGGATTTCAGGGATCGCTTATATTGTAAAATTTGACATTTCTTTGAATGATCCTGAAAAAATCTTTATCGTAATGAGTCAATTACTCTTTAATCCTTGGATTGCAGGGATTTTACTCAGCGCCATATTAGCAGCAGTTATGAGTACAGCAAGCTCTCAACTTCTTGTATCTTCTTCAACCATCGCAGAAGATTTCTATCGAAAAATTTTCAATCGCAAAGCCCCGCCAAAGCTAGTGATGATTGTTTCGCGTATCTCAGTTTTAATTGTAGCTTGCGTGGCTTTTTTGATTTCTACCGATAAAAACTCAAGCATACTCAGTATCGTAGCCTACGCTTGGGCAGGATTTGGCGCAAGTTTTGGGAGTGTTATTATTTTTTCACTTTTTTGGTCAAGAATGACCCGAATGGGTGCTATTTCAGGTATGATTACAGGAGCAGCGGTAGTTATTCTATATAAAAATTTTGGCACACAATTTTTTGACATTTATGAAATCGTACCAGGATTTTTGTGTGCAAGTATCGCCATTATTGGAGTAAGTCTGATGCAACCAGTAAGACCAGGCACCAAAGAAGCCTTTGAAACAATGCTGAAAGAAATTCACAAAAACGCTTAA
- a CDS encoding alanine/glycine:cation symporter family protein, with translation MQQNHNENLILLFSKFIENANNFIWGYYLVALLLLVGIYYSFKLFLPQIMLAKDAFKVITEKDPNAKGNKDHISPYEALMISMGTRVGMGTIVGMAVAIVVGGPGALVWIWIAAFLNGSISVAENTLGQIYKSKDGGAFKGGPSYYLTKGLNAKKTAILYSCITILIGFTFTALYSNTIYTSLETYFMPQGSDIAAQTDYLSFYVGIVLAVFAGIMFFGGGRYIAKFTSYVTPFMAGLFIIISIISILMHYEKTPEVIAMIFKSAFDFKAIFGGFAGSVVVIGIQRGLFANEAGLGSVPGASSSAHTSHPVKQGIVQAFCVFTDTIIATLSILFMLYSDTYAKLIADSVNGKPQIKDSMPLVQSAMNESFGIYGEYYITFLVIVLTSTVIIGAYYVGQMNIKYLKDSPSLLFSYRILSVIVVFMGTQISVASAWGLANIAMGLGATINIIAVFLLAKIVKKALDDYKTQRKQGLNPTFNAQKLGIKNAECWD, from the coding sequence ATGCAACAAAACCATAATGAAAATCTCATACTTTTGTTTTCCAAGTTTATAGAAAATGCAAATAATTTTATCTGGGGATACTATTTAGTTGCGCTTTTGCTTTTAGTGGGGATTTATTACAGCTTTAAACTCTTCTTGCCTCAAATTATGCTTGCAAAAGATGCCTTTAAAGTCATTACCGAAAAAGATCCGAATGCAAAAGGCAATAAAGATCACATTTCCCCTTATGAAGCACTGATGATCAGTATGGGCACGCGAGTGGGTATGGGTACAATCGTAGGGATGGCAGTTGCCATTGTAGTAGGCGGACCTGGTGCTTTGGTTTGGATATGGATTGCTGCGTTTTTAAATGGGTCGATTTCTGTTGCAGAAAATACGCTTGGTCAAATCTACAAAAGCAAAGATGGGGGAGCTTTCAAAGGTGGTCCTTCATATTATTTAACCAAAGGATTGAATGCTAAAAAAACAGCTATTTTATACAGCTGCATCACGATTTTAATCGGATTTACTTTTACTGCACTTTATAGCAATACTATTTATACATCTTTAGAAACTTATTTTATGCCACAAGGTAGTGATATTGCCGCTCAAACGGATTACTTAAGCTTTTATGTCGGGATTGTTTTAGCAGTTTTTGCAGGGATTATGTTTTTTGGTGGGGGGAGGTATATTGCGAAATTCACAAGTTATGTTACCCCGTTTATGGCAGGCTTATTCATTATTATCTCAATCATCAGTATCTTAATGCATTATGAAAAAACGCCTGAAGTGATTGCAATGATTTTTAAAAGCGCATTTGATTTCAAAGCAATTTTTGGAGGATTTGCCGGAAGTGTCGTTGTGATTGGGATTCAAAGAGGTTTATTTGCAAATGAGGCTGGCTTGGGTTCAGTTCCAGGAGCTTCTTCCTCTGCCCATACTTCTCATCCTGTAAAACAAGGGATTGTACAAGCATTTTGCGTTTTTACCGATACAATCATTGCAACTCTATCGATACTTTTTATGCTCTATAGCGATACTTACGCTAAACTCATTGCTGATTCTGTCAATGGAAAACCTCAAATCAAAGATTCAATGCCACTTGTTCAATCAGCAATGAATGAAAGTTTTGGTATCTATGGAGAATATTACATTACGTTTTTGGTCATTGTCCTCACCTCAACCGTGATTATCGGGGCATACTATGTGGGGCAAATGAACATCAAATACCTTAAAGACAGCCCATCTTTATTATTCTCATATCGCATTCTTTCTGTGATTGTGGTATTTATGGGAACTCAAATATCAGTGGCTTCAGCTTGGGGACTTGCCAATATTGCGATGGGATTGGGTGCGACGATTAACATCATTGCAGTCTTTTTACTTGCAAAAATTGTAAAAAAAGCTTTAGATGATTATAAAACACAAAGAAAACAAGGTCTCAATCCAACGTTCAACGCCCAAAAACTCGGTATCAAAAATGCCGAATGCTGGGATTAA
- a CDS encoding amidase, whose protein sequence is MSFNRTKEIQKTLPTSPIWQWNATEVALGIKHRAISSTEATKSVLERIKQINPKINAIINLMSEKALKQAEQADNLIAQGIILSPLHGVPVTIKDNVDVKGERNTNGGIFKDRICQEDSTIATNFNIAGCVTIGMTNLPEFAIRWFSENPLFGRTLNPWNPEITPGGSSGGAAAAVASGMCFIGHGNDIGGSIRYPAYACGVFGFRPTWGRIPQFDPSSPGGRTFASEFFSIEGPIARSVNDIRLGLEVLSKGSIYDQVWVPAPLTYNDYKKKRIAIVTQIDGMEIEPAIKENLIKTAKWLEEDGYIVEEIKLPEFNIAAEVWGKILIAEKTTMIGHYVEQYGSEDVKKAWKGMVYGAPGAKDMREYMLAIAKRDELRRIYNEILDVYPVIMLPVSGKEPFKYGEDLLGDEYFKNVIMPAQIPLLALVCLNYPSMSIPTGLKNGNIPQGVQLFASDYRADLCLQVAEDIERHTKMPFRFE, encoded by the coding sequence ATGAGTTTTAATCGAACAAAAGAAATCCAAAAAACACTTCCGACTTCTCCTATTTGGCAATGGAATGCCACAGAAGTAGCATTGGGTATTAAGCATAGAGCAATCAGTTCTACTGAAGCAACTAAAAGCGTGCTTGAAAGAATCAAGCAAATAAATCCAAAGATCAATGCCATCATCAATTTGATGAGTGAAAAAGCACTCAAACAAGCTGAACAAGCCGATAATCTGATTGCTCAAGGCATTATTCTCTCACCTCTACACGGGGTACCTGTTACCATCAAAGATAATGTTGATGTTAAAGGAGAGAGGAATACTAACGGCGGGATTTTTAAAGACAGAATATGTCAAGAAGATAGCACGATTGCTACCAATTTCAATATCGCAGGTTGCGTTACGATTGGAATGACCAATTTACCAGAATTTGCCATCAGATGGTTTAGTGAAAATCCGCTTTTTGGACGTACTCTAAACCCTTGGAATCCTGAAATTACGCCTGGTGGAAGTAGTGGGGGTGCAGCAGCAGCCGTTGCAAGCGGGATGTGTTTCATCGGGCACGGCAATGATATTGGGGGTTCAATTCGTTATCCAGCTTATGCTTGCGGGGTATTTGGATTTAGACCCACTTGGGGAAGAATCCCACAATTTGATCCAAGTAGCCCTGGAGGCAGAACATTTGCAAGTGAATTTTTCTCTATCGAAGGACCTATAGCCCGAAGTGTTAATGATATTCGCTTAGGATTAGAAGTCCTTTCAAAAGGGAGTATTTACGATCAAGTATGGGTTCCTGCTCCATTGACTTACAATGATTATAAAAAGAAAAGAATTGCTATTGTGACTCAAATAGATGGAATGGAAATAGAACCTGCCATCAAAGAAAATTTAATAAAAACTGCAAAATGGCTTGAAGAAGATGGTTATATCGTTGAAGAAATCAAACTTCCTGAATTCAATATTGCTGCAGAAGTTTGGGGAAAAATCTTAATCGCTGAAAAAACCACAATGATTGGCCATTATGTTGAACAATACGGCTCTGAAGATGTAAAAAAAGCTTGGAAAGGGATGGTTTATGGCGCACCTGGTGCTAAAGATATGCGCGAATATATGCTAGCCATTGCCAAACGGGATGAATTAAGAAGAATTTATAATGAAATTTTAGACGTTTATCCTGTGATTATGCTTCCAGTATCAGGAAAAGAACCTTTTAAATACGGCGAAGATCTTTTGGGCGATGAATATTTTAAAAATGTCATTATGCCCGCTCAAATTCCTTTGCTGGCATTAGTATGCTTGAACTATCCAAGTATGAGTATCCCCACAGGGCTTAAAAATGGAAATATTCCACAAGGAGTGCAACTTTTTGCTTCTGATTACAGGGCCGATCTTTGCCTTCAAGTAGCAGAAGACATCGAACGCCATACAAAAATGCCTTTTAGGTTTGAATAA